In the genome of Chelmon rostratus isolate fCheRos1 chromosome 12, fCheRos1.pri, whole genome shotgun sequence, the window GATGTGAGTCAACACTCAATACATTTACTGTCGCCAAGTCAGCATTTAGAGTGTGATCACAATATCAAAATTAAATGTGAGTCAAACCCAAGTGTTAAACGCTCAAAGAGGTTTTACCTGTCGAGCGTCAGTGTCTAGCACCACAACAATAGTACTGGACATGACCAAGCTGTCGTACTGTACAACAGCTCTTCAGTCTCATGTTGGCTGCTGGATTTCTAATTCTGCTCCCTAATCACTGTTAAAGACTCGTCAAACAGCTGACTGGTAGATCCACATGGAATGCTACCCCCTGCAACTTAATAGCTCCACTTCTGCTCAGAAAGGCTGTTATTGCCAAATCCTCGATGGtctctccccctcactctctcaGTGCCTGTTGTGGTGTTAGCGACGCCTGGGGAGGAGGCCGAGCCCACTGACAGGATTCAGCCTGTAGCTCTGTTACGGTGCAGCCTGGAGATAGCTAGACGGGACCGGCGTGCACCCTTTAACTCCCCCGGTGAATCATGCATTCCTAGCTTTGGAGGTCAGCACTGAAGGAAGACTACGGCTCGAGGACAAGCTGATGGTTGCCTGAAAAATAGCCGTACTTGATTGggtgatttttctctttaagGCCCCGTGAAGGCTTTCCGTAAGAAATCTTACTCCAGAGATGCGCATTCATCGCCTGGAAGGTCACAACCGAGCGCCTGCCGAGTGACATGAGTAAGAAAGTGGATAGGGTCAAAAGCCTCTGGCCAGGCGCCAAAGGAAATACGTGTTTCAGTGAGAGCGAGTGTGGTACCTGAGATTGAAAGTTAATCACGCAGGGAAAGTTATGCCCCGTCTTCCTCTCTGCgcctgttttttcctcttttctccatcaTTCTTATGGCTCCCCTCTGCTGTTTCTCTAGTTACTGGCTGAAAACACGCGGGGCCCCTTAGAGGGGTCCTGGGATTTCGTTCACCTCCATTACAGTGCACGTACGAAACACGTACATTAGACTGACACATCTAAATCTTATCTCCCTGCTACTTTATCATTTGAAGGCCGGAGGAAACACAAACCCTCCCCCGACATGCTGACACGTTACCTCACCGGCGATAGCAAAGTGCACGACGGACCTCCTCATCTCACATACAAACAACATGTGGCTTAAAAAGATAAAGAGCCTCGCTGGAGACATGTTGCTGTGTTGTCAGCAAACGGCCGCCAGTGCCAGGTGAGCATATGGAGAGCATCAGAGCGCGCTGTTCGCGATGTTTGATGAAGTCAATGTTTGTGTTCCGTCAGCAGTATATTCTTCTTGGCCCCCTTCCCATGGGGCTCCTTCAGACACATATGGAGGTAATTTGTTCGAATTCTtcagcagagaaagaaataagAGGGATGGGGGGGCGGCCTTGGGATTTTGGGGCTGGAAATCAGTTTGAGAAGTTGGGACCTGATGGGGTATGCGTCTTTAGGGGTGCAGGGAATTGGGGTTTGTGTGAGAAATGGCATTAACGAGCTTCAGGGAACATTCTACTGTGCGTTTAGAAATTTTAAAGTTGCAACATGAATGCAAAAAGTCTGAAGTCTTCACCAGAAGAGCTTTCGGTGTTCATCACTCCCCACAATAATGGCTGGATAaaaccaacaacactgtttctGCTCGTACAGCTCGTTGTTAGAGGCGCTAACACTGTAGGGCTTGACCTCAGGATGTCACAGAGAAACAGGTTGAGTTTACCACAAAGGATCCTCCCCTGGTGAGCATGACTGTGCTCAGCAGATATCTTATATCGCTGACAACATGAATAGAAATCCTGCagtttttaaattctgtttcagATTTTACCTGCTGAAAACTAAAGGGTCAAGAATGGAAGGGGTTCATCATCTGAAGAGCCTGAATGATTAGAAGATTAAAGTAATGGTGTGTGAAATGACGAAAATGATCCTTCGTCCTCTgagatttaaatgtttttagatCTCACCATTTTTTGGGTATCTGGGTATTTCAAGAACGCTATGAATGATGGGGGAGCAGAAAGTGGAAATGTCACCACAAAATCGCTTGTGGAAGCAGCAGATTTATAAGGGATCTGCATTTGGGGAGCATGATTGTATTcaacaaatgtaatttttgcAGTGTTACATAGTAACTTGTGTGCAAGAGGAAACTGTGATGACTGACCCACAGGAAAAGCTACAAACTCTGTGGCTAACCCATTTAAAGGGGTTTGTCCCCCAGGAGCTGCAATTAGCCACGATCAAATTCAATGCAAATCTCCCTCGTGGAGTTCGCCCAGCGCGTGAATCTTAGTCATCCTTTCTCCTCTGGGTTTCAACATTAGCAGCACTTTCTTTGGAAAATCAGTTTTGTGGACACCGGGCCTTGATATAAAGTCCATCAAAGGAAAGTGGCCTGACcttgacctgatggtggcgccagaCAAGAGGTCACAGCCGTCATTATTAATGATGCCACGAGGACCATGAACTTCCAAGTTCAGAGCAGTAATTGTTTCTCAGAACTTGTAGTTGAGATATTTTGCACTTTGGGATAAAGAATTTGTGACTGACCAACAGACTGGCCGACATCATCATCCTAAGGCCCCGTCGCCAGCAATAAAAGACGAGATGCTGTAAAGAAGGAATGGTTTTGATTGTTAGCTCTTCGTCCGTGGCGTGACTTCCACGGCGAGCACGTCCCCCGTGAGACGGACGGCCGACATGTCGATGTGAGCGGGATAACCTCCGGCGCTGGGCTAAACTGTCAACAAAATGTCGGGTCATTTCAATCCAAACACTAATCACACTTTACCCTCTGTGTATGTTAGACCGTTTCAGCCCCCCCGCCGGTCGGCGTGGCCCCGTCTCCGTATCAGCTGTAGGAAAGGTTGTGATGGCAGAGATTTGGCCTCCCTCTTGATGTTTACATTCtccagacacagaggaggatgaggagaggaagggggaaagagagagaattacttacagctgcagcgctgcaacCCAAAGTCCTACAAGACTGAGGGCTTCTGGGCACGGACACAACATATTATGGCTAACAATATGATTTAGAGGAGATTTTATGAGGGGCGTTTGCGTGTCTTGCATGTGGACGAGTGAGGGGCAGATAAAGGAGACTTACATAACATGTTTGAGGCCCGCTGTCCTCGCCTCGCTTTTGTTTCAGTCCACATTTACAAGTGGCGAATGTTCTTGTAAACAACAGTTGTAGACGGATTAAAGCTGTGGTGCGTTGCTGCGGGCTGATAATGACGGCCCTGGAAAGTGATTGCGCGCAATGAGCCAAGTAAAGAAAAACTCTCAGAGAGTCCGAGAGCTTGGCATGGCTCAAAAGCCGAAGTCTCCTGGGGAGCCAGCCATCATCGTGGCGTTCTCCGAATAAGAAAAACATGCCTGGTGGAACTGTAATGAGGTCACTTATCAGCCAGGGCATTTGGAGGGTGTGCCTCGCTTCCTCTCAGCATCCCTCCATCTGTCAGGGAGAGGACAAATGACCTCAGCAGCTACTGCCAATAATGTCATATGGCGTCAGACTCTGACAGGCTTCAAGAGGACCGAAGGAGCAGACAGGCCAAACTTTCTGAAGCCTTTCTGGGAGAATTAAAGCAGGccagattttgttttctttttgcttttaactCGAGTGGCTTTttacaaaaactacaaattgatcattgctgcttttctttaatAGCTGCACCAAACCAccacaggaaaccaaacaaaacagccCCCACATCgtaaaaaacaacaagtcaGAGATGCTCTGgaaaacacagtgcagcagtctGATGCGTTTGTGCGATGAGAAAATTCATCAGTGTAGTCATTTAAGTGATAACAGTTGTGACTGACAACAGTCTTAGTGGGAGGGTTGGTTTAATGGTGCGCATTCAGTGGAAGAAAGAGAGTAAGTCATCGCTTCAGAGCAGCcacaacagtgctgcagagtTCATGAGAAGAATTTGTAAATCCCACAGGGTGATTACTTCACAAACAATAGGGGTTAAACTGCGGTGGGAAAACACAACGCTTTTTTTCTCCGAACCACATGAAAAGGATTCCACTATTAGAATGTTAAGCGCTGCTGATCAAGAAAGCCCCATAGAGAGGAAACTGGGTCCGGCCGAAAACGTGGAAGAAGCAGGACTGTGTCATTTGTTGGTCTGGTgaacactaaaaacacactcCGCATGCAGCCTCTATCACTTTCAATTACAGCCGAAGATATCTATGAGAAAATCTCACACCGCTGATGGTTTAATGGAGGGGGTCAGGACTGGTTCACAAAGATAAACATTATGTCAAGCGTTCGGCGCTGGATGTGGACGTTTGCTGAGCAGAGAGAGCGACTCGTGGGATCGAAGGCGCTGCCATGTTTGGAAGCAGAGGAGACTTTACACCTTCTATCAATCACTGCTCCGTGTTTGTTTGGCAGGCCGAGACGGAAATTCAGAGGATGCTGACGAGTTAGCGTGAGGGTAAAAAACCTCTATATCTGCCAAACGGAACACACACCCGAGGGTGTAGGCTTGGACCCTATTGACAGACTGTAAAAAGTCATTTAGTAGCAGTCATAACAGAAGgaaactgctgcacaacagtGTGTCACTGCTGGCATGGTCACAAGGCGTGgcttttgagctaaatgctagcatgaGGATGCTAACATGCCGACAGTGACAATGTTTACAGGTTCGTGTTTGGCACGATCATCTTAATTAAGTGTGTTGGTGAGCTAACATTAgtactaaacacaaagtgcaagCGAGATTGACAAgttttggtcataaaccaaatgAAATGTCGACCTGATGGCGGTGATCATCTTTGTACAAATCACCTTCGGGACAACGTGTCGGTAAGGTCACGACAGTTTCAGGCATTTTAATCAAAGCTGCACacatcaacctcatggtggagGAAAAACCAGGAGATCCACTAAGCTGTCAGGATACAGGGGACCACAAATATGTGCTAACCTAGTAGACAATGAAATATTTTGCTGGACGTGTCAAATTTTGGCCTGCTGAAATCAGGGGGTCATCAGAGTCATCAGGGCTCAATTTAACTGTTTTTGAGGTATTTCAGTTTGAAACCGACCAGCACTCCCATCCCTACAGCCACGCCGAAGgttcaaaaagtaaaaacaactaaacacacactctgttggGTGTAGTCTTGTGCCCAATTAAGACACCAGAAACAGTCATTTAGTAGTAGTCATAACACAAGACAGCTGCTACAAATATAGTATCACCCCTGGTGtggccataaaaacaaaacacattttgcagctTATTAAACTAATCAACTCTAATCTCCTTCTGGGCAATGTGCCTGATACACAGTGAAATCAAACAGCTTGGCATACCATGTGAACACACTGGCCCAAAACCCAGCTCACGATGTATGCGGGCACATACAGTAAGGTTGAGTTAAATGGTACAGCCTGTAGAcagtctatatatatatatatggtttATTCAGGTTTGGTATGAACACAGCTGTCTACAAGGATAACACAAGACACTACAGGCAAATTATATAGCTTCTAAGCATTCTCACATGTGAATGTACTTTGCCACTCTGGCATGCTTTCTGTGTGGAGTCTATATTATTCCAGAGAGCCATAGGGGAGAGGGGTTAAAGCCTGGAATGTGCACTATTTCCCCACAGGAAGCCGAGCATGGAAGTCTACCATTGCCCCACGCCCAGATCTCTCCATCACACGCACAGTTGGCCGACTACTGAATTATTGCAGAAAAGTCAGAGATTCTCGTGAATGTTCGACACAAGTCATGTATGACACGAGGAGTAAAATGAACATCACAGCACGCTGCTCTTcatcttttgtgttttattaaagaCATCGATACGTCTTACAGTTTCATTGTACAAAATTTCACATGACATTACAAAAATATCGAAaggcattttttctttttaataaaaatgtactgAAGCTGTCTGTCTTGAGagctttgtttttcataaaaCTTCATATTCACAAGTTGACATCTGCCGAGCTTTGCCTCtttaaagcagcatgttttacatttacacagGTCTCAACGCAAAGTCATAGTGGGTGTTTCATCaaaagatatactgtatatgcacacacgATACAGTACTGCGCAATTTATGGCAGCATGCAGAACTTTCCGATGCTGAATATATTTTCAACAcatggatgtaaaaaaaaaaaaaaaaggagaaagtttCCCTGTAAGCGTCAGGTCAACAATTTGTCTCCGTATCTTTAAACTAAGCTAAGGTGATGCTTTCACTCAGTGGTTTTaagtattatcattattatcattttttgtaaaaaaaaaaatagattacattAATGTCATGCAAGCATATTAGcatcattacttttttttttattgtatacCAATGTATTGATTTTCATCTATAATAATGGAGAGCCTCATTACCAGGCctgttttattactttataGGACATTTGACATATTACACAGTTAGGATGTGCCAGAAtaattaattgtttatttatttattttttgctgttttgctaaTTTGTGCTTTGGTGAAAAGCTACTGTAAGTTCTAGGTTGTCCCTGCCTTTATTCTAGgtagacatactgtatatactacATATGCCTGTGtagcatacagtatatcacaGGGTTTCTCAGTGATGTGAAGCATCACTATGATTAGTAACGGTAaagtacatgtactgtatgtgatgctttttttccacagtgggCCCGTCTCCAGTTACATGTGTCTGCTGGAGCAGGTGTCTGTTCTCTGGCTGAAGAGAGGCACACTTGTAGGCTataaacactgaaatatataGACATGACATTAATACACACTGGCACGTCACAGAAAGAcctcacccaaacacacacacacacacacacacacacacacacacatacgtaagagacacacacacactctgacctAACACTTGTGAGCGCCCGTCTGGTACATATAACAGACAGTCATTTCATTAAATGGCTCAGTGGGGGCTCGTCCTACCCAGCAGAAAGAGGCCCACATCCAACACATATGCTCTCACTGTACTTTCCACCTCCTCTCATTTATGTGCACCTTCTAAGAAACACTACATTATGGACATAATAAAAGCTTACAAAGTCTTACAAAGCTTTCCAAAAGCTTCACTTCAGGTCATTCAAGTGGTGACACACAGTACTGAGTTTAGCTAAAGTAGTGCTATAAATCACACATAAAATGCTTATGTTTGTAATAAAACcgaacaaaaacaacatccttCATGAAATCAAGgaatcagttttttttgtcatgatGTGTTAGTATTAGTCTCACTGAGTGAGTGGCAAGAATATTAGTATAGCTCCCGTTGCTGGATGCAGCTCAGGGGAGAAAGGCACAAAAGCCACACACAGCTTTGTTTACAGCTGCCGGTTCTcggttttgtttgatttcagactTCTGTCCATGGAAAGGCCTTGACAGAGGAGAATCTCCAGTAATCTTCAGAGCAGAAGAGCAACAAATATCCctggttttctctcttttccacattaaaatgtctggtGAGCctgaggaaaaacatgaaaatttcCGTTGAGAAAGCAAAACTTGCTCGACTGTTTTCCATtgcctcctctcatcctctgaGATGTTCAAGATTcgatatttgtctgttttatccAGATCGCTGGAGTTTATTTTATCCAGTATTGGCCAGTGGCTGTAGCAGTGATGTAAATGGCACAGGTCAGGGTTATGTACAGTCAGTTTGCAGCCTTCTCTATGCCATGATGAGATGGTTGCTCCGCTCTCTGATGTCTGCTGGAGGAACGAGGTCTTTCTTCACTGGGGTTGGTGACAGGGTAGAACGTCTACCTTTGGGCTTGAATAAatcagacacaaagaaaacctgTAGAGGGAACAGAACAAAAGGTCAATCATTGCAAAGTGTCACATTTAATCTTTGAATCAATGCTGTTGTAGAGAACTATAATAATGCAGGGGAGGCATTATTGCAAACTAAACAACCCATAGCAaatgtgcagtgaaaatgtAAGATGCACAACATTATCAGAAGTAAACCAAACAAATGACTACATAAATCCCTGAATATGAGTgaaacatttacaaatgattTTCCCCTatcctcctttctccttttGTTGACAAGGGTAATGTCACTTCCTTTCCTTTACAGATACCATATTGAGTTACCCAAGGTCCCATATCAGGTCCCCTTCTGTTTTCCATTGACATGCACCCTCTTGACAATATAAATTGTGAACACTGTCCCTCCTTTTATTGTAATGCTAACAACAACCAATTGCATGTACCTTTTCATGTCTATAATGCAAAAAGCTgagataaacatgttttttattaactgaatgaaaacaaatctacACAACAGCATCCTGGAAATCCTGTCTGCGTCAAACATCTGTCAGTATCCTCTGCCCTTATTTTCAGGCTTGTAGgtaattaatgaactgaatgggtttttttctgttattactTCACTCAACTGACGATATTTTTTAGAGtgctctgctctttttttgtgtctgtgaagaACTCAATTGTTATACtcaccattattattatcattaactgttaatttagaaaaaacaaattatgaAATTCATTTATAGATCATACCTAATGATTTCTGATCCAATCTAATATAGAAAATTACAACATTATGAAACCACTCACTATGCAATAGGCCACCAGGGCTCCTTGTACAAAACCTGCCAGGACATCGGTGGGGTGGTGCTTGTGATCCGAGACACGGGACAGGCCGGTGTAGAAGGACATCATGACGAGGGTGAACTGGGTCAGAGGGCGCAGCAGGCGAGCCCCGTGCCAAGTGAAACGAGACTGCAagtaaaactgtaaaagacaCAGAACTGTGAGTCCATATAGACGGAAACTCTATGACCTAGGAAGGtcaaataaaaagtcaaattattaaaaacaattcaGTAACTCACCACCAGGTAAAGCATGGTGTACATGGAGAATGATGCATGTCCAGAAAAGAAAGACTTCctgagaagaacagaggacaaTCAGCATCATACCACACTGAAAAGCTGTCACTAGTAAActaaaaaagcattttaaataatatgttttgaagcattttttgaAGCAACATGTTTCTATACTTGGCAGTTACCTGGCCTCCTGAACTTTGCTCTCTGGCCCCTGACACTGGTAGTCAGTGATGTAGCCCAGGGAGCAGTTGATAGTGGAGAAGTCAGGTTTGCACACGTCGAGGAAGTGAGGGCGCATACGGCCCACTGACACTTTGGCGATGTCAGTGAAGGACTGGCTGATGGCACAGCCGAAGATGAACACGCCGACCTGCTTGTACAAAGCAGAGATGTAGGGGTTCCCTACAAAAGACTTGGATCCCTCGTTCAGAAAATAGATCCTGTAGCTCTCCCCGATGATGATCTGAAGGGACAGAAGTGATGGTAACCTCAGTGAATATTGCAATTTTGACGTAATCAAAGTGTCCACCCTAATTCCTAAGTTCTTAATTCACATCTCCTGAGTgctcagtgaaaatgtgtgagtgCAGGAGAGCCAAAGATTTTATGAGGAATGGGAAAGCACTTTGAAATCATGTTACttgaacagaaaaatatgctTGGCCAGCACAGCGCatcattcatatttcacatgtaatttaatgtgagtgtgtaagTGTTTGTTGAATATAATGATAACCtatttttacagtaatttaGACATTGCCTGCCATCAGCATTGTTTACATTAGAACACTTGAGGTCTGGAGCATTGCAGAAATATAGAAAGTGTGTATAACATGCCTAGAAATGGTCCCGCGAGCTCTTGCCAAATGTCACAGATGGACAGTTGTAAGCTCTTGTGGACTTGGAAATGTGCATCAGAGTGTGTGATTCAGTGAGGGTGGATATTTGGGACTGGGAACTCTGATGGTCAGAGTGGGGAATTtaagttatgtgtgtgtgtgactaaaaTAGCCTTTTTTCCAGATCAAGATGTAATTATGAACAGCTAAAATAGGATTCAGTCATGTCTCCTGAAGTGGTTTGAAAAGGGCTACTTTATAGTTGAATGTGTTTACCTGAGCCATTCTACTTCTGAGACAAAACAGTGAGGCGACGTGGGAGGCAACTCAAACCGTCCGCCATGTATAGTTTTCTGTAAGTGTGTAAATAAACCACCATCTAAAACCGACGATTGACGTGTAAGGCGCACTTAGGGGGAGGTGGACAGCCATAACTCACAACAGCTGTTCAAGCTCAAAAAACGCCTTCCCAGCCCCCTCAGCCCCTGTTGTCTTCCAGCAGCTCACAAATGAGAGCGTGGAAGAGGAGCTAGAACGACAGTGTGAGGGAGTCCCAGGGAGAaagtggagggatggagggtAGAGTGACTGGAGGGGAGGATAGAAAgcaaaaagagtgaaaaagaaaggagTAACATGGGAAGAAGAGAGCAAACAAGGAGaaaggggaagaaagaggaaggtgagaggaggaatgaggagtggagtgggaggaggagtaGGGAGGGAGCGGGGGAGGCACCACTGGTTCTAATCAGCAGAAACGCTGAGCTAGGCGACGTGTCTGATTTTGGTGGCCAGACTCCGCCAGGCGCACATCGGGGGCGCGTTTGTTTTTCACCGCTCCGGCTGTCTCTCTGAAACGGCTCCGATTTCACAAGGGATGTCGGGCTGTTTTCATGTTAGTATCTCAGTTTCATCAGACATTCTTCTGAGGGGCGCAGAAATAAGGCTCATTCTGGGAAACACTCTCTGCAGAGGGAAAGCCTTTGCTGAGATTTAACAAGCTGATAGAGTGTGTTGTTTCCACCATCCAGGCCTTTAGAGCCAGCTCGATAAAGCCCAGCTGCTTTCATGGGAACGAGGGAAAGGGGGGAAAACACATCTGGTTCCCCTTGTGTGAAAGACtctgtgaatgaataaatgaattggCATTGTAGGATTTGTAGCTGTTGCACTGAAACCTCAGGAGAAAATCGTGGGGGCAAGACGTTGATTTGTGGCTTATGTCAAACGTCTTGTATTTCCAACATGACACCGTGGTGCTTTCATTTCTTCTACAAAAGATCTGCATAAATTCTAAAGAtctggctgcttgtgtttctcagCTCTATTCAGTGGGAAATGAAGCACTTAATGACCGAATGTTGCTGGCCAGAACGCTCTAAGGGGGAGATGGATTGTAAAGTCACGTTTTGCAAGGGGAAAATGAGATATCTGGCAAAGTCTTGTTGTTTGGGGCCTTCACCACAATTCCACCCCACCAATTACAGTATTTCACTGAACAACCATTGCATCAACCATAATTACACGGAGCCAGCACGGCTTCTCACCATGAAAACCCCTGTGGCCCCAAGCCCGTAGAGTAGTCTGCTCTCCAGGAGGAGGGCACTATTGGCTTCAGGGGGAGACAATGGAGAATCAATGCCATAAGGTGTGCCAGGTGCCAACTGCCCATGCTATGGCAGTGCTGAGTAACACCACACAGCATCTAGAAAGTTCCTGAAGAATTGTGTGACTGCTGCTTAGTGTCCGTTTCTGCTAACCCATCGCTAGCATATTCCCTTTCACTTGCCATTTGCAGTGTGGTAGCTAATGTGCCAGTACCTACAGGGACACTGCTAGGTGTTGCTAGGTATCTAGCACAAGGCTGCTAAATAGTTGCTAAGGAATTACATGGGTTTCCAATGCAGTAGCTACTTGATTGTTAAATAGTTGCTACGCTCTTACAAGCGTTTCCTATGTGGTAGCTAGTTGGTTGCTAAATTGGGTGTTAGTCTCGCACAGGTAGACTTATGTCAACACTTCATTTAAGTGGGTTTCCAACACTGA includes:
- the LOC121614577 gene encoding phospholipid phosphatase 3-like isoform X2 → MQRCLIYEKSMAAETRNGGSSLNNNNCKDHSRRKLLVGVDLFCLFLVLLVAVFLHKSPFPPYQRGFFCNDNSIRLTYKSSTVSNTVLTAVGVTVPVVSIIIGESYRIYFLNEGSKSFVGNPYISALYKQVGVFIFGCAISQSFTDIAKVSVGRMRPHFLDVCKPDFSTINCSLGYITDYQCQGPESKVQEARKSFFSGHASFSMYTMLYLVFYLQSRFTWHGARLLRPLTQFTLVMMSFYTGLSRVSDHKHHPTDVLAGFVQGALVAYCIVFFVSDLFKPKGRRSTLSPTPVKKDLVPPADIRERSNHLIMA
- the LOC121614577 gene encoding phospholipid phosphatase 3-like isoform X1 produces the protein MQRCLIYEKSMAAETRNGGSSLNNNNCKDHSRRKLLVGVDLFCLFLAGLPFLVIETSAVQPYRRGFYCDDESIKYPAKNGDTISDGVLSAAGILITILSIIIGESYRIYFLNEGSKSFVGNPYISALYKQVGVFIFGCAISQSFTDIAKVSVGRMRPHFLDVCKPDFSTINCSLGYITDYQCQGPESKVQEARKSFFSGHASFSMYTMLYLVFYLQSRFTWHGARLLRPLTQFTLVMMSFYTGLSRVSDHKHHPTDVLAGFVQGALVAYCIVFFVSDLFKPKGRRSTLSPTPVKKDLVPPADIRERSNHLIMA